The genomic interval ATACAAGCCTCGACGAATCCGGTAGCTTCGGCCGCGCCTGCCCTACAAGTGCCCCCCGGAGAAGCAACTGCATCATGGCCAAGACAACAGCAGCAGCGGCGCCCACGCCAAACATCAGAACTCTGACCCGCACCTGGCTGCTGGGATTCGCTGTCGTGCTTGCGGCCTGCGGCGGCGGTGGGGGCGATGACCCACCGGTGAACACCCCCAGTTTCCGCGTGGGTGGCCAGCTGGCCGGTCTGGGCGCGGGCAAGACCGTGGTCATTACCGATGCCAGCGGGCCCAGCGCCGCCGTGTCAGCCAACGGCAGCTACAGCCTGCAGCTACCCGCAGGCACCGCCTACAGCCGGCGCATTGCCGCCCAGCCGGTGGGCCAGACCTGCACCATCGCCAATGGCAGCGGCACCGTGAGCGCCGATGTGAACAACGTGAGCGTGGCGTGCCGCGACAACGATGTGCCCCCCAACGCCCGCACGCTGGGCGGCAGCGTCGCGGGCCTCGCCACAGGCAAGGCGCTGGTGCTGCAACTCGCGGCCGGGGGAGCCACGCAAGAGGCCCGCGTGACCGCTGACGGGCCCTTCACGTTCGCCCAGCCCGTCACAGGGCCCTACAGCATCTCTGTGCTGACCCAGCCGCAGAATCAGACCTGCACCGTCACCGGGGGCCAAGGCACCGTCGATGCCAGTGCCGCCCTGCCCCCCATCACCGTAGCCTGTGCAACCACGGGCTACCGGCTCTCGGGCACCGTCAGCGGCAACATCGGCGTGGTAGCGTTGCGCAACAACGCCAACGGGGACACCGTGACCGTGGTGGACAACGGCGCCTTCCGCTTTGCCCAGCCTGTGCTGGCGGGCATGGGCTACGCCGTCAGCGTGTTCGACAGCAGTGCGGGGCAAAGCTGCAGCGTCAGCGGCGGCACGGGGGTCGCCACGGCCGACGTCACGCAGATGGCCGTCGTCTGCGTGGTGGATGCACCGCCACCACCGCCACCGGTGGTGGTGGTTCCGGGCATCCCTGCGCTGATGCTGGCCTATGACGTCAAGACCTTCAAGCTCAGCTGGGGCGCCATTGCGCCCCCCGCTGGCGGCGGCGCCATCACCTACCGCGTGACGGAAGACCCCGACGGTGCAGGCCCGGCCGCAGCCACGCAGATTGCCACGGGCCTCACCGGTACCAGCTACGACCGGGTGGTGACAGGCCTGCTGCACACGCGGCTGAACGCCACCTACCGCGTGCAGGCGTGCAACAGTGCGGGGTGCAGCGCGTTGTCGGCGGCGCAGACGGTGAACTTGACACAAGCCATTGGGTACTTCAAGGCGAGCAATACAGAGCCGAACGACTACTTTGGCTACCGCGTGGCCCTGTCGGGGGACGGCAATACCCTGGCCGTGGGGGCGTACCAGGAGGACAGTAATGCCACCGGCATCGATGGCAACCAAGCGGACAACTCTGTGGGAAGTGCAGGCGCGGTGTATGTGTTCACCCGCAGCGGCAGCACCTGGAGCCAGCAGGCCTATGTGAAGGCCAGCAACACCGGGGTGAATGACTACTTTGGCTACAGCGTGGCCCTGTCGAGCAACGGCAACACTCTGGCGGTGGGGGCGTACGTGGAGCGCAGCAATGCCACCGGCATTGATGGCAACCAGGCGGACAACTCGGCTCCCGGAGCTGGCGCTGCCTATGTGTTCACCCGCAGCGGCAGCACCTGGAGCCAGCAGGCCTATGTGAAGGCCAGCAATACCGAGGCAGGTGATGCCTTTGGCATCAGCGTGGCCCTGTCGGGCGACGGCAATACCCTGGCCGTGGGGGCGGTCGGGGAGGGCAGCATTGCCACCGGCATCGATGGCGACCAAGCGGACAACTCCGCCGGCTCAGCAGGCGCCGTCTATGTGTTCGCCCGTAGTGGCAGCACGTGGAGCCAGCAGGCCTACGTAAAGGCCAGCAATACAGGAGCAGTTGACGCTTTTGGCGTCAGCGTGGCCCTGTCGGGCGACGGCAATACCCTGGCCGTCGGGGCAATGAGGGAGGCCAGCAACGCCACTGGCATCGACGGCAACCAGGCAGACAACTCGGCTTTCAATGCAGGCGCCGTCTATGTGTTCGCCCGTAGTGGCAGCACCTGGAGCCAGCAGGCCTATGTAAAGGCCAGCAATGCCTGGGCGAATGACTACTTTGGCGCCAGCCTGGCCCTTTCGGGCGACGGCAATACCCTGGCCGCAGGGGCACATACGGAGG from Acidovorax sp. FHTAMBA carries:
- a CDS encoding FG-GAP repeat protein, yielding MAKTTAAAAPTPNIRTLTRTWLLGFAVVLAACGGGGGDDPPVNTPSFRVGGQLAGLGAGKTVVITDASGPSAAVSANGSYSLQLPAGTAYSRRIAAQPVGQTCTIANGSGTVSADVNNVSVACRDNDVPPNARTLGGSVAGLATGKALVLQLAAGGATQEARVTADGPFTFAQPVTGPYSISVLTQPQNQTCTVTGGQGTVDASAALPPITVACATTGYRLSGTVSGNIGVVALRNNANGDTVTVVDNGAFRFAQPVLAGMGYAVSVFDSSAGQSCSVSGGTGVATADVTQMAVVCVVDAPPPPPPVVVVPGIPALMLAYDVKTFKLSWGAIAPPAGGGAITYRVTEDPDGAGPAAATQIATGLTGTSYDRVVTGLLHTRLNATYRVQACNSAGCSALSAAQTVNLTQAIGYFKASNTEPNDYFGYRVALSGDGNTLAVGAYQEDSNATGIDGNQADNSVGSAGAVYVFTRSGSTWSQQAYVKASNTGVNDYFGYSVALSSNGNTLAVGAYVERSNATGIDGNQADNSAPGAGAAYVFTRSGSTWSQQAYVKASNTEAGDAFGISVALSGDGNTLAVGAVGEGSIATGIDGDQADNSAGSAGAVYVFARSGSTWSQQAYVKASNTGAVDAFGVSVALSGDGNTLAVGAMREASNATGIDGNQADNSAFNAGAVYVFARSGSTWSQQAYVKASNAWANDYFGASLALSGDGNTLAAGAHTEASNATGTNGNQADNSTIAAGAVYMFTRSGSTWSQQAYVKASNTGEGDQFGWSVALSGDGNTLAVGAYGERGNATGINGNQVDNSASLAGAVYVFTRSGSAWSQQAYVKAGNTGAYDSFGTSVALSGDGNILAVGANLEASNATGTNGNPADNSAGASGAVYVY